From a region of the Triticum aestivum cultivar Chinese Spring chromosome 7D, IWGSC CS RefSeq v2.1, whole genome shotgun sequence genome:
- the LOC123168165 gene encoding 39S ribosomal protein L47, mitochondrial → MLALSRTLARRLFSTAAAPEGAAAAASTSLARKPQNPLEEFFEVERSTQDDQPAPHYGRGWKASELRLKSWDDLHKLWYVLLKEKNMLMSQRQMLASESMRFPNPERISKVRRSMCRIKHVLTERAIADPDPRRTAEMKRMINAM, encoded by the exons ATGCTTGCCCTGTCCAGGACGCTCGCGAGGCGGCTCttctccaccgccgccgcgcccgagggcgccgccgccgccgcctccacgtcgCTGGCGAGGAAGCCGCAGAACCCCCTCGAGGAGTTCTTCGAGGTCGAGCGGAGCACCCAGGACGACCAGCCCGCGCCCCACTACG GTCGTGGCTGGAAGGCTTCTGAACTGCGCCTCAAGTCCTGGGACGACCTTCATAAGTTGTGGTATGTCCTGCTAAAGGAGAAGAACATGCTCATGTCCCAACGCCAGATGCTGGCTTCAGAGAGCATGCGTTTCCCAAACCCGGAGCGCATTTCCAAG gTAAGGAGATCGATGTGCCGGATCAAGCACGTGCTGACGGAGCGGGCCATAGCGGACCCTGACCCGAGGAGGACTGCGGAGATGAAGCGGATGATCAACGCCATGTGA